From a region of the Solanum stenotomum isolate F172 chromosome 2, ASM1918654v1, whole genome shotgun sequence genome:
- the LOC125856732 gene encoding uncharacterized protein LOC125856732, with the protein MSNAMLNRICNDENDPMLRVKLRCKHGDLLSMQTSWSEHNPARRFWSCPRYREDACNFFRWRDREDVDIRSKYVIPRLAKGIKELEEVLASYESRVESNQVVMKEKKKNKCCNLKLIVFIIIVCFLFLSLTKNVKDGSCRCVQPKLP; encoded by the exons ATGTCAAATGCAATGTTGAATCGTATTTGTAATGATGAGAATGATCCGATGTTGCGAGTGAAATTGCGATGCAAACATGGTGACTTACTATCAATGCAAACTTCATGGTCGGAGCACAATCCAGCTCGAAGATTTTGGTCTTGTCCACGCTATCGT GAGGATGCGTGCAACTTCTTTAGATGGAGGGATCGTGAAGATGTTGATATACGATCTAAGTATGTAATTCCGAGATTAGCAAAGGGAATTAAGGAGTTGGAAGAAGTATTGGCATCTTATGAAAGTCGTGTTGAAAGTAACCAAGTCGTGatgaaggagaaaaagaagaacaaatgtTGTAACTTGAAGctaattgtttttattattattgtgtgttttctatttttaagtCTAACCAAGAATGTGAAGGATGGAAGTTGTAGGTGTGTGCAACCAAAATTGCCATAG
- the LOC125856716 gene encoding UDP-URONIC ACID TRANSPORTER 1-like, with the protein MSTPQSEKQALFITSLIIFWYSSNIGVLLLNKLLLSNYGFSFPIFLTMCHMSACAVLSYVSIVFLKIVPFQRIKSRSQFLRISTLSLVFCGSVVGGNISLRYLPVSFNQAVGATTPFFTAVFAYMITMKREAWLTYGCLVPVVAGVVIASGGEPNFHLYGFIMCIGATAARAFKSVLQGVLLSSEGEKLNSMNLLLYMSPIAVLVLMPAAIIMEPNVIDVTATLATEHRYLGLLILVNSAMAYGANLLNFLVTKHTSALTLQVLGNAKGAVAVVISILLFRNPVTFTGIAGYTLTVMGVVAYGEAKRRHK; encoded by the exons ATGTCCACACCACAATCAGAAAAACAAGCTCTTTTTATTACCTCACTCATCATTTTCTGGTATTCTTCCAACATTGGTGTTCTTCTCCTCAACAAATTATTACTTTCTAATTATGGTTTCTCCTTCCCAATCTTCCTTACTATGTGTCATATGTCTGCTTGTGCTGTTCTTAGCTATGTTTCCATTGTTTTCTTAAAGATTGTACCTTTTCAAAGGATCAAATCAAGATCTCAATTTTTGAGGATTTCTACACTTAGCCTTGTATTTTGTGGGTCTGTTGTGGGTGGTAATATTTCTTTAAGGTATTTACCTGTTTCATTCAATCAAGCTGTTGGTGCTACGACGCCGTTTTTCACTGCAGTGTTTGCTTATATGATCACCATGAAGAGGGAAGCTTGGCTTACCTATGGTTGTCTTGTTCCTGTGGTTGCTGGTGTTGTCATTGCAAGCGGG GGGGAGCCTAATTTCCACCTTTATGGATTCATTATGTGTATAGGTGCAACTGCTGCACGTGCGTTTAAGTCTGTTCTTCAAGGTGTTCTTCTTTCCTCTGAAGG GGAAAAATTGAACTCCATGAATCTGCTGCTTTACATGTCACCAATTGCTGTTCTAGTTTTAATGCCTGCGGCAATCATAATGGAGCCCAATGTGATAGATGTCACCGCGACACTTGCAACGGAACATAGATACCTTGGCCTACTTATTTTGGTCAATTCTGCAATGGCATATGGAGCCAATTTGTTGAACTTTTTGGTGACAAAGCATACCAGTGCTTTGACACTCCAG GTCCTAGGAAACGCTAAAGGTGCTGTGGCTGTTGTTATATCTATACTTCTTTTCCGAAACCCTGTAACTTTTACTGGAATTGCGGGCTATACATTGACTGTGATGGGGGTTGTTGCTTACGGAGAAGCCAAAAGAAGACACAAATGA